The Theileria annulata chromosome 2, complete sequence, *** SEQUENCING IN PROGRESS *** genomic sequence CATTAATAGGCATGATAGTTTTTTCTTAAATGACGGTGATTTGTAAACTTCGTTAACTCTTGAGATGAATTCGCTATTTATCAAACCATCCAGAACAAATGTATAATCATTTCTATGAACTCTAACgtattcaaataatttcttgAGTGAGTGTGAAATTGAATAGAATAATCTGTTATGCATATCCGCTGTGGTTGCGCTGTTTTGCGCTGACTTACCAAAGGTATCTATCCACTCTTTTGTGTAACTATCCATATCTCTATTGAGCCATTCCAGATAATCTGAGATTATTCTTGTCAGATAGAAGTCCAAAATTTTAAGCGTTTTCAGTTCGAATTCACTTTCGGAAAGCGTTGTGCTGAAAAGGTTTTTGAAGGAATCGAAATAAACTTGTGAAATTTCTGGCGACTCGTCGTGCATAGATATCCACCAGTATGTAATAAAGCTCTCAAGATAATTCTGCAGTTTCTTTCTCAATTTCTTAGAGATTTTGGAAAGCAGTATTCCGAATTCTAATCGGATTTTTTTGACTGGTTCCACTACTGCCAGTTTCTTGAATATGTGTATCAAATCCACTATAAACTCTTCCAGCAGTTCTTCTGGTATGATTTCTACTATTTCGTTAAATGTTTCCAATGCTTTTACTTTTGTTATGCTATCTTTTTTTGTTAGCTTATTTAGTATTGCTAAAATATCTGCTTGAGACTCTGACACATCTTTAGTTGGATAGCTTTGGGCATTAACTCCCTTAGTTTTTGTAGAAGACTCTGATTTTATTGATGTGTTTGTTTGTAAAGTTGCGATATTGTTAAAAGAGGCAAATATTTGGTGCAATCCTGTAGGCCTGAAATCGGAGGTATGGAAGTTAGAAAAGTCAGAGGCTCTGACTTTTTTTTCTTCTTGCCTCGAGCTTTTTTTGCCcattttatttgttttataaaatagtttgtttttaaatttacttttCCTTAATATCTATCattagtaataattttaattattacttATAAGACTAAGAGTAATTGGTAATCATTggttaaataaaattttagattcCATTTAGTAACAAAATCTAAAGATAAACACACTACAAACATTTTAcaacaattaatattggtATTTATGTTATCCTCATAATCTAAAACAAAAGGTAtctatttaaataattttaatataaattatacaacacatttgtataaataatttttttattataaaatatttttgtgACTTATAAATACAGGTAATTTGAAGGAAGATCGCttgtaaatatttattcactattcaataattatatatttcgtttttattttatataattctaaattttaaacaatgagtaacaatatattatgtaaTGAAGAGATTTTCTAATGAATGGTTAGTTTTAGATTACACAATGAGAGCCTTGATTTCGACATCATCGCTTCTTGAGTCTTTGAAAATAGGATGTTTCGGGGTTTCTCTGTACATAAATGCTATTGGTAGTCCCATGAACATTGTTCCTGCTATTGTATTACCTAAGAAGACTGGAATAAGGTTACGATAATAAACGTCCAAAAATGATACACCTGATTGTGAAATCAAAGCTGCGTTTAGAAGATAGAAGTTAGCAATAGTATGCTCCAGGCCTCCTGCTGCAAAAGCTCCTATATGTGCgaatactattaatactGCACCTGCTGAATCATAGCATGCGTAAAATGACCACACTGCCAGGCAAACAAAGCAATTACATCCTATAGCTGAGAACATGGTTTTCCAAAAAGGCTTGTTTGTCTTAGCAATGGCCATATCTAGCAAATAAGGAGCTCCTTTTCCTACATCTTTAAGGAAGTAAGTGGTTCCTCCAGAAAGGATCAATGCCCCAATAACCGCGCCTATATAGTTCCCCATGATTGAGATACCCAATTTAAGaaagtaatttaaaaaagttATATGCTTTTTACACAATGCAAATGTAAAACTCATAGTATTTCCTGTATATAAGTCACTTCCAGTGAACAGAATCGCACACAATGCCCCAGGGAATATTAAACTGAAGGCTGCCCTGGCTGCTCCATTTGAAGCATCCTGTTCATAAAACAGTGATGCTATAACAGATGCGGCATAACCGCCAATGGCGACGAACCAACCACCTAACAATGATTTCACAAAGAGGGTTAAGATATTTCCATTAACCTTATCACCCGCCTCTTTTGCTATCCTTTCGTAATTATCCTTCGCGCTTGCGAGTTGTCTAGTATATTCAAACATTGTTTTTTActttaaatgaaaattatattttcaggATTAGtaagaattaaaaaaatgagCA encodes the following:
- a CDS encoding formate/nitrate transporter, putative (chr2.cand.501 - score = 18.43 PF01226 formate/nitrate transporter;~6 probable transmembrane helices predicted for TA15830 by TMHMM2.0 at aa 37-59, 69-91, 112-134, 164-186, 193-215 and 241-263); translation: MFEYTRQLASAKDNYERIAKEAGDKVNGNILTLFVKSLLGGWFVAIGGYAASVIASLFYEQDASNGAARAAFSLIFPGALCAILFTGSDLYTGNTMSFTFALCKKHITFLNYFLKLGISIMGNYIGAVIGALILSGGTTYFLKDVGKGAPYLLDMAIAKTNKPFWKTMFSAIGCNCFVCLAVWSFYACYDSAGAVLIVFAHIGAFAAGGLEHTIANFYLLNAALISQSGVSFLDVYYRNLIPVFLGNTIAGTMFMGLPIAFMYRETPKHPIFKDSRSDDVEIKALIV